In Etheostoma cragini isolate CJK2018 chromosome 9, CSU_Ecrag_1.0, whole genome shotgun sequence, the following are encoded in one genomic region:
- the plin3 gene encoding perilipin-3 isoform X3 — MADSGKTNEAGAAAAQPANGDQQNVVSRLSNLPLVSSACEVVSSAYSSTKDSVPLLKGVMDAAESGVRTLGAAATTGSKPLLDIIEPQLATVNEYALKGLGKMEEKLPILHQPADEVVSDTVGMVYQSVAGAKDAVVGAVMGGVGLTWAAVSGGISTAMGTRMGQMVSSGMGLALSQSEVWVDQNLPLTERELAAVAEPVTSEVTTPSASPSYFVRLGKLSAKIQERARQQSLVRARHARDATYATVAQITSTLDLLESARTSMGTASNQIGGASEQLLQRWTEWKQKHAGAGQTESEPHGTRDEAEQLEWRVLSMVHGLSDQLRSACSNVVSSAQGLPGAVQEQLTSARRSAEELHSSLGNTSTITPLLLERSRHHLIQVQKSLDGVMEYLLHNTPLNWLVGPFSPQVTEKVEGDVAREQSGPHN, encoded by the exons ATGGCAGACAGCGGGAAGACTAATGAGGCTGGAGCTGCGGCAGCACAACCTGCTAATGGAGACCAGCAG AATGTTGTTTCCCGTTTGAGCAATTTGCCTCTGGTCAGTTCAGCTTGCGAGGTGGTTTCCAGCGCCTACAGTAGCACCAAAGACAGTGTGCCCTTGCTGAAGGGAGTGATGGATGCAGCAGAGAGTGGGGTCCGAACCCTGGGAGCAGCTGCcacaacggggtccaagcctcttTTGGACATTATAGAACCACAGC TTGCTACGGTAAATGAGTATGCCTTGAAAGGACTGGGCAAGATGGAAGAGAAGCTGCCGATTCTTCACCAACCAGCGGACGAG GTGGTGTCGGACACAGTTGGTATGGTGTACCAGTCGGTGGCAGGGGCCAAAGACGCTGTGGTGGGGGCTGTGATGGGCGGTGTCGGGCTGACCTGGGCAGCGGTCAGTGGAGGTATCTCCACCGCCATGGGCACCAGGATGGGCCAGATGGTCAGCAGTGGGATGGGCCTGGCCCTGAGCCAATCCGAGGTCTGGGTTGACCAGAACCTACCGCTCACTGAGAGGGAGCTGG CTGCTGTGGCTGAACCTGTCACCAGTGAGGTGACTACACCGTCGGCAAGCCCCAGCTACTTTGTCCGCCTGGGGAAACTCTCTGCAAAAATACAGGAGCGAGCCCGGCAGCAGTCCCTGGTCCGTGCCCGGCACGCCAGGGATGCCACCTATGCTACAGTGGCTCAGATTACCAGCACTCTGGACCTGCTGGAGAGCGCCCGTACCAGTATGGGTACCGCCAGTAACCAGATAGGAGGAGCCTCCgagcagctgctgcagcgcTGGACCGAGTGGAAGCAGAAGCATGCCGGAGCTGGACAGACTGAGTCAGAGCCACATGGGACCAGAGATGAGGCGGAG CAGCTGGAATGGCGAGTCCTCTCCATGGTGCATGGTCTGAGTGATCAGCTGAGGTCAGCATGCTCCAACGTGGTGTCAAGCGCTCAGGGTCTGCCAGGTGCAGTCCAGGAGCAGCTTACCAGCGCAAGGCGATCAGCTGAAGAACTGCACTCCTCTCTAGGGAACACCAGCACTATCACACCCCTCCTTCTGGAGCGCAGCCGTCACCACCTGATCCAA GTTCAAAAGTCTCTCGATGGTGTAATGGAATATCTTCTACACAACACACCGCTCAACTGGCTGGTGGGACCTTTTAGTCCTCAGGTCACTGAGAAGGTGGAGGGAGATGTGGCGAGGGAGCAGAGCGGGCCACACAACTAG
- the zgc:77486 gene encoding AN1-type zinc finger protein 5, translating into MAQETNQTQVPMLCTMGCGFYGNPRTNGMCSVCYKEHLQRQQGGGRSSPPGEKAATSPAGSAGSAGVTVEGTSSEPSTEVAGTPPEEQTSSPSSPSPVTQQMTAMSISQDSGAVDSDRAEAEEGEEEGTSSSSEPVGEAAQALSDNDQTPDKNKKKNRCFSCRKKVGLTGFDCRCGNLFCAIHRYSDKHDCPYDYRSAAAARIRKENPIVVAEKIQKL; encoded by the exons ATGGCTCAGGAGACCAATCAGACGCAGGTGCCAATGCTTTGCACTATGGGATGTGGTTTCTATGGTAATCCCCGAACCAACGGCATGTGCTCGGTCTGCTACAAGGAACACCTCCAGAGACAACAGGGAGGGGGGCGATCCAGCCCGCCAGGAGAGAAAG CTGCTACATCACCGGCAGGATCGGCGGGTTCAGCTGGTGTGACTGTGGAGGGTACAAGCTCAGAGCCCAGTACAGAGGTGGCAGGAACCCCACCTGAGGAACAAACAAGCAG TCCCAGCTCTCCCAGCCCAGTGACCCAACAGATGACCGCTATGAGCATCTCCCAGGATTCGGGAGCTGTAGACTCTGATCGAGCGGAGGctgaggagggagaagaggagggtACTAGCAGCAGCTCAG AGCCAGTAGGGGAAGCAGCACAGGCTTTGTCTGATAATGACCAAACTCcagataaaaacaagaaaaagaaccGCTGCTTTTCTTGCCGGAAGAAAGTAGGCCTCACTG GTTTTGACTGTCGCTGCGGGAACCTGTTCTGTGCCATTCACCGTTATTCTGACAAACACGACTGTCCCTATGATTACCGGAGTGCAGCTGCTGCCCGTATACGCAAGGAGAACCCCATCGTGGTGGCTGAGAAAATTCAGAAGTTGTGA
- the plin3 gene encoding perilipin-3 isoform X2 — MNLRWVSCVPAYILKLSGRTVIPFPHSRDISSLQDKRLNLAIIMADSGKTNEAGAAAAQPANGDQQNVVSRLSNLPLVSSACEVVSSAYSSTKDSVPLLKGVMDAAESGVRTLGAAATTGSKPLLDIIEPQLATVNEYALKGLGKMEEKLPILHQPADEVVSDTVGMVYQSVAGAKDAVVGAVMGGVGLTWAAVSGGISTAMGTRMGQMVSSGMGLALSQSEVWVDQNLPLTERELAAVAEPVTSEVTTPSASPSYFVRLGKLSAKIQERARQQSLVRARHARDATYATVAQITSTLDLLESARTSMGTASNQIGGASEQLLQRWTEWKQKHAGAGQTESEPHGTRDEAELEWRVLSMVHGLSDQLRSACSNVVSSAQGLPGAVQEQLTSARRSAEELHSSLGNTSTITPLLLERSRHHLIQVQKSLDGVMEYLLHNTPLNWLVGPFSPQVTEKVEGDVAREQSGPHN, encoded by the exons ATGAATTTAAGATGGGTGAGTTGCGTTCCTGCCTATATTCTTAAACTGTCTGGCAGGACAGTGATTCCATTTCCACATTCACGAGACATTTCTTCTCTGCAAGATAAA AGATTGAACCTAGCAATCATAATGGCAGACAGCGGGAAGACTAATGAGGCTGGAGCTGCGGCAGCACAACCTGCTAATGGAGACCAGCAG AATGTTGTTTCCCGTTTGAGCAATTTGCCTCTGGTCAGTTCAGCTTGCGAGGTGGTTTCCAGCGCCTACAGTAGCACCAAAGACAGTGTGCCCTTGCTGAAGGGAGTGATGGATGCAGCAGAGAGTGGGGTCCGAACCCTGGGAGCAGCTGCcacaacggggtccaagcctcttTTGGACATTATAGAACCACAGC TTGCTACGGTAAATGAGTATGCCTTGAAAGGACTGGGCAAGATGGAAGAGAAGCTGCCGATTCTTCACCAACCAGCGGACGAG GTGGTGTCGGACACAGTTGGTATGGTGTACCAGTCGGTGGCAGGGGCCAAAGACGCTGTGGTGGGGGCTGTGATGGGCGGTGTCGGGCTGACCTGGGCAGCGGTCAGTGGAGGTATCTCCACCGCCATGGGCACCAGGATGGGCCAGATGGTCAGCAGTGGGATGGGCCTGGCCCTGAGCCAATCCGAGGTCTGGGTTGACCAGAACCTACCGCTCACTGAGAGGGAGCTGG CTGCTGTGGCTGAACCTGTCACCAGTGAGGTGACTACACCGTCGGCAAGCCCCAGCTACTTTGTCCGCCTGGGGAAACTCTCTGCAAAAATACAGGAGCGAGCCCGGCAGCAGTCCCTGGTCCGTGCCCGGCACGCCAGGGATGCCACCTATGCTACAGTGGCTCAGATTACCAGCACTCTGGACCTGCTGGAGAGCGCCCGTACCAGTATGGGTACCGCCAGTAACCAGATAGGAGGAGCCTCCgagcagctgctgcagcgcTGGACCGAGTGGAAGCAGAAGCATGCCGGAGCTGGACAGACTGAGTCAGAGCCACATGGGACCAGAGATGAGGCGGAG CTGGAATGGCGAGTCCTCTCCATGGTGCATGGTCTGAGTGATCAGCTGAGGTCAGCATGCTCCAACGTGGTGTCAAGCGCTCAGGGTCTGCCAGGTGCAGTCCAGGAGCAGCTTACCAGCGCAAGGCGATCAGCTGAAGAACTGCACTCCTCTCTAGGGAACACCAGCACTATCACACCCCTCCTTCTGGAGCGCAGCCGTCACCACCTGATCCAA GTTCAAAAGTCTCTCGATGGTGTAATGGAATATCTTCTACACAACACACCGCTCAACTGGCTGGTGGGACCTTTTAGTCCTCAGGTCACTGAGAAGGTGGAGGGAGATGTGGCGAGGGAGCAGAGCGGGCCACACAACTAG
- the plin3 gene encoding perilipin-3 isoform X1: MNLRWVSCVPAYILKLSGRTVIPFPHSRDISSLQDKRLNLAIIMADSGKTNEAGAAAAQPANGDQQNVVSRLSNLPLVSSACEVVSSAYSSTKDSVPLLKGVMDAAESGVRTLGAAATTGSKPLLDIIEPQLATVNEYALKGLGKMEEKLPILHQPADEVVSDTVGMVYQSVAGAKDAVVGAVMGGVGLTWAAVSGGISTAMGTRMGQMVSSGMGLALSQSEVWVDQNLPLTERELAAVAEPVTSEVTTPSASPSYFVRLGKLSAKIQERARQQSLVRARHARDATYATVAQITSTLDLLESARTSMGTASNQIGGASEQLLQRWTEWKQKHAGAGQTESEPHGTRDEAEQLEWRVLSMVHGLSDQLRSACSNVVSSAQGLPGAVQEQLTSARRSAEELHSSLGNTSTITPLLLERSRHHLIQVQKSLDGVMEYLLHNTPLNWLVGPFSPQVTEKVEGDVAREQSGPHN, translated from the exons ATGAATTTAAGATGGGTGAGTTGCGTTCCTGCCTATATTCTTAAACTGTCTGGCAGGACAGTGATTCCATTTCCACATTCACGAGACATTTCTTCTCTGCAAGATAAA AGATTGAACCTAGCAATCATAATGGCAGACAGCGGGAAGACTAATGAGGCTGGAGCTGCGGCAGCACAACCTGCTAATGGAGACCAGCAG AATGTTGTTTCCCGTTTGAGCAATTTGCCTCTGGTCAGTTCAGCTTGCGAGGTGGTTTCCAGCGCCTACAGTAGCACCAAAGACAGTGTGCCCTTGCTGAAGGGAGTGATGGATGCAGCAGAGAGTGGGGTCCGAACCCTGGGAGCAGCTGCcacaacggggtccaagcctcttTTGGACATTATAGAACCACAGC TTGCTACGGTAAATGAGTATGCCTTGAAAGGACTGGGCAAGATGGAAGAGAAGCTGCCGATTCTTCACCAACCAGCGGACGAG GTGGTGTCGGACACAGTTGGTATGGTGTACCAGTCGGTGGCAGGGGCCAAAGACGCTGTGGTGGGGGCTGTGATGGGCGGTGTCGGGCTGACCTGGGCAGCGGTCAGTGGAGGTATCTCCACCGCCATGGGCACCAGGATGGGCCAGATGGTCAGCAGTGGGATGGGCCTGGCCCTGAGCCAATCCGAGGTCTGGGTTGACCAGAACCTACCGCTCACTGAGAGGGAGCTGG CTGCTGTGGCTGAACCTGTCACCAGTGAGGTGACTACACCGTCGGCAAGCCCCAGCTACTTTGTCCGCCTGGGGAAACTCTCTGCAAAAATACAGGAGCGAGCCCGGCAGCAGTCCCTGGTCCGTGCCCGGCACGCCAGGGATGCCACCTATGCTACAGTGGCTCAGATTACCAGCACTCTGGACCTGCTGGAGAGCGCCCGTACCAGTATGGGTACCGCCAGTAACCAGATAGGAGGAGCCTCCgagcagctgctgcagcgcTGGACCGAGTGGAAGCAGAAGCATGCCGGAGCTGGACAGACTGAGTCAGAGCCACATGGGACCAGAGATGAGGCGGAG CAGCTGGAATGGCGAGTCCTCTCCATGGTGCATGGTCTGAGTGATCAGCTGAGGTCAGCATGCTCCAACGTGGTGTCAAGCGCTCAGGGTCTGCCAGGTGCAGTCCAGGAGCAGCTTACCAGCGCAAGGCGATCAGCTGAAGAACTGCACTCCTCTCTAGGGAACACCAGCACTATCACACCCCTCCTTCTGGAGCGCAGCCGTCACCACCTGATCCAA GTTCAAAAGTCTCTCGATGGTGTAATGGAATATCTTCTACACAACACACCGCTCAACTGGCTGGTGGGACCTTTTAGTCCTCAGGTCACTGAGAAGGTGGAGGGAGATGTGGCGAGGGAGCAGAGCGGGCCACACAACTAG